From Xanthomonas citri pv. mangiferaeindicae:
ATCCGGCGGGCACGCTGTACTACGTGGTCAGCGGCTCGGTCAGCATCATCACCGAGGAGGAGGACGGCCGCGAACTGGTGCTGGGGTACTTCGGCCCGGGCGAGATGGTCGGCGAGATGGGCCTGTTCATCGAATCGGACGTGCGCGAGGTCATCCTGCGCACCCGGACCCAGTGCGAACTGGCCGAGATCAGCTACGAGCGGCTCTATCAGCTGTTCGAGACCACGCTGGCGGGCGATGCCACCTCGATCATGTATGCGATCGGCGCCCAGCTCTCGCGCCGGTTGCTCGACACCAGCCGCAAGGCCGGTCGGCTGGCGTTCCTGGATGTCACCGACCGCATCGTGCGCACGCTGCACGACCTGACCCGGGAGCCGGATGCGATGAGCCACCCGCAGGGCACCCAGTTGCGGATCTCGCGGCAAGAGCTGGCCCGGCTGGTCGGCTGCTCGCGCGAGATGGCCGGCCGGGTG
This genomic window contains:
- a CDS encoding transcriptional regulator Crp; the protein is MPSDPVALINSHVRTPHPMSPSAAAIERFLAHCHRRRYPPRSEVFRPGDPAGTLYYVVSGSVSIITEEEDGRELVLGYFGPGEMVGEMGLFIESDVREVILRTRTQCELAEISYERLYQLFETTLAGDATSIMYAIGAQLSRRLLDTSRKAGRLAFLDVTDRIVRTLHDLTREPDAMSHPQGTQLRISRQELARLVGCSREMAGRVLKKLQADGKLTARGKTIVLFGTR